The proteins below are encoded in one region of Ostrea edulis chromosome 3, xbOstEdul1.1, whole genome shotgun sequence:
- the LOC125673337 gene encoding cerebellin-3-like encodes MTSPVFFVILCTICGITAADKKSPRPSLKTFRDDYATVVKTCETVGYVKDKCKTTRGHSIVAFTAKASSTHSISGETSAKFNSVDLNIGGGYNAAKGIFTAPKSGVYVFEWTIMTEVNKYAYTALKVNGKRNALSHCHNNSHGIHMLCTKMAIVRMKAGQRAWIYSFSGTSNIHVNYSSFAGFML; translated from the exons ATGACGTCGCCAGTTTTCTTTGTTATCCTGTGTACCATTTGCGGTATCACTGCTGCTGATAAAAAGTCACCACGGCCCAGTCTGAAAACATTCAGAGATGATTATGCCACTGTTGTTAAAACATGCGAGACTGTCGGTTATGTGAAAGACAAATGTAAAACCACCAGAG GACACTCCATCGTAGCATTCACTGCCAAAGCCAGTTCTACACACTCTATTAGTGGTGAGACCAGCGCCAAGTTCAACAGTGTAGATCTAAACATAGGAGGTGGCTACAACGCCGCAAAGGGGATCTTCACTGCACCGAAATCTGGGGTCTATGTCTTTGAGTGGACAATAATGACGGAAGTAAACAAATACGCTTACACCGCTCTGAAGGTGAACGGCAAACGGAATGCTTTAAGCCATTGTCATAATAACAGTCATGGAATTCATATGTTATGCACTAAAATGGCCATTGTAAGAATGAAAGCAGGACAAAGAGCCTGGATTTACAGTTTTTCTGGAACCTCCAATATACACGTTAATTATAGTTCATTTGCTGGTTTCATGTTATAA
- the LOC125660726 gene encoding uncharacterized protein LOC125660726, giving the protein MSFFHLHKKWPITAMLWIVSKEPPSPTLDIPYVEDLLLGEAYTSATDKIQWLKTNLAIQREKIEQVAQLTVGQRNNHLWALVRKNRLTASNFGKVLAAIRRNRFPPSLFKQVLGSYDLSTKDAILWGINNESVAKAKYCSYGDAVVEETGVWLHESGVLGASPDGIIRRAATHKYNHQVAQLTDILETMKLMSDILEVKCPFSARNMTIPEAILSIKDFCLDFQVHDGRQMYKLKEDHIYYNQVQGQLHIQNKSACDFVVWTTKDIAIVRVLQDSAWDQNIAKLIDFYFTQIIPIVQK; this is encoded by the exons ATGAGCTTTTTCCACCTTCACAAAAAGTGGCCAATTACAG ctaTGCTGTGGATAGTGTCAAAAGAACCCCCATCCCCTACACTGGATATTCCTTATGTAGAAGATTTATTGCTGGGAGAAGCTTACACTAGTGCTACAGACAAGATACAGTGGTTGAAGACAAATCTTGCTATCCAAAGGGAGAAAATAGAGcag GTTGCACAATTGACTGTTGGGCAGAGGAACAACCATCTTTGGGCTTTGGTCAGGAAAAACCGCTTAACTGCATCCAACTTTGGTAAAGTGCTTGCTGCTATCCGACGAAATAG GTTTCCTCCATCATTATTCAAACAGGTTCTGGGCTCTTATGATTTGTCAACAAAAGATGCCATTCTATGGGGTATCAACAATGAGTCAGTTGCCAAAGCAAAGTATTGCTCATACGGTGATGCAGTTGTTGAAGAAACAg GGGTGTGGCTACATGAAAGTGGTGTTTTAGGGGCAAGTCCTGATGGGATTATCCGCCGTGCAGCAACGCATAAATATAACCATCAAGTAGCTCAACTGACAGACATACTGGAGACAATGAAATTGATGTCAGATATTTTGGAAGTTAAATGTCCTTTCAGTGCCAGGAATATGACTATTCCTGAGGCCATTTTATCAATCAAAGACTTCTGTTTAG ACTTCCAGGTTCATGATGGCAGACAGATGTACAAGCTAAAGGAAGATCACATCTATTACAATCAAGTACAGGGACAGCTACATATTCAGAACAAATCCGCCTGTGACTTTGTTGTGTGGACCACCAAGGACATTGCCATAGTTAGGGTTCTTCAAGACAGTGCATGGGACCAGAACATTGCAAAACTTATTGACTTTTACTTCACTCAAATAATCCCCATTGTTCAGAAGTAA
- the LOC125658857 gene encoding uncharacterized protein LOC125658857, with protein MLCFVTGCNHQSLRETCSFYRFPRKSLKQWEKLCRRKDRTVTSSDRICSCHFKDGRKENGPTLFPWNQGTYFDFQDPNTISRHQSRQADPCTEEETETAVTCNDREPLTTNETVDLEHTYMRSYTSLVQEIKGLEKQIAELLTEISYLQSKKHPVTVAKIMENEKKMMMYTSLKPEIFSIIDTTLQRFPLVYVDGWTPSAFSRSDQLFMTLMKLKLNCPLLDLAERFCTSKATVHNIFITHVFALHEVFFVGMMENNMPSLLKCKSSMPSSFGDFSCCRLVIDATEVTQDVPGQDMAAQSQTYSSYKNRHTVKAVTGVAPNGAVVYVSKLYPGSTSDVAIVEHSNMLAKLSPGDMILADKGFTIYSLLPQGVHLNIPPFLKDKGQYTPAEVQVCRKIARSRIHVERVNERIKNFEILSHIPQQFRHISTKIFQVCSMLVNFQDPMIAEIADNYTSNQ; from the exons ATGCTGTGTTTCGTTACTGGCTGTAATCACCAGAGTTTGAGAGAAACTTGTAGTTTCTACAGATTTCCTAGAAAAAGTTTGAAGCAGTGGGAGAAATTGTGCAG GAGAAAAGATAGGACAGTGACCTCATCGGACAGAATATGTAGCTGTCATTTCAAAGATGGAAGGAAGGAGAACGGCCCAACCTTGTTTCCTTGGAACCAGGGTACTTACTTTGACTTCCAGGATCCGAATACAATTTCACG ACATCAATCCAGACAAGCTGACCCTTGTACAGAAGAAGAGACTGAGACAGCTGTTACATGTAATGACAGAGAACCTTTGACTACAAATGAGACTGTTGATCTGGAGCACACTTATATGCGGTCCTATACATCTCTTGTACAAGAGATCAAG GGACTTGAAAAGCAAATTGCAGAGTTGCTGACAGAAATTAGTTACCTCCAGTCCAAAAAACATCCTGTAACAGTTGCcaaaataatggaaaatgaaaagAAG ATGATGATGTACACCTCTTTAAAACCAGAGATATTTAGCATCATAGACACAACATTACAGCGGTTCCCTCTGGTATATGTGGATGGGTGGACTCCAAGTGCTTTTTCGAGGTCGGACCAACTTTTCATGACATTGATGAAACTGAAGCTGAACTGTCCCCTCCTTGACCTTGCCGAACGATTCTGTACCAGCAAAGCCACAGTACATAATATCTTCATTACCCATGTTTTTGCTTTGCATGAAGTGTTTTTTGTAGGCATGATGGAAAACAATATGCCATCTCTTCTGAAATGCAAGTCATCAATGCCATCAAGCTTTGGAGATTTCAGTTGCTGTCGTCTGGTAATTGATGCCACAGAGGTGACGCAGGATGTCCCTGGTCAGGACATGGCAGCTCAATCCCAGACATATAGCTCATACAAAAATCGACACACTGTAAAGGCAGTAACAGGTGTTGCTCCTAATGGAGCAGTTGTGTACGTTAGCAAACTTTATCCTGGCAGTACCTCAGATGTGGCTATAGTGGAACACAGCAACATGTTAGCTAAGTTATCGCCTGGGGACATGATCTTGGCAGATAAAGGTTTTACGATCTATTCACTTCTTCCTCAAGGTGTTCACTTGAATATTCCCCCATTCCTTAAAGATAAGGGACAATACACACCAGCTGAAGTTCAGGTTTGCAGAAAGATAGCTCGTTCAAGAATCCATGTTGAGAGAGTGAATGAGAGGATAAAAAATTTTGAGATTCTTTCACATATTCCCCAGCAATTTCGCCACATTAGCACAAAgatttttcaagtttgttctatgCTTGTAAACTTTCAAGATCCAATGATCGCTGAAATTGCAGATAATTACACTTCCAATCAGTAA